A segment of the Longimicrobium sp. genome:
CGGTGCGCAACAAGACGTTCGGGCTGGCGACGCTGCGCAAGAAGCACCTGCGCATCCAGGGCGACGACCTCTTCTTCCGCTACGTGGGGAAGAAGTCGATCGACGCCCGGCACGTGGTGGCCGACACCCCGCTGGTGGAGGTGATCCGCGAGATCATGAAGCTCCCCGGGCCGCGGCTCTTCAAGTACGTGGACGAGGAGGGGAAGGTGCGCAACGTGACCGCGGCGGACGTGAACGGCTACCTGCGGGAGGTGCTGGGGGAGCACTACACCTCGAAGGACATCCGCACCTGGGGGGGCACGGTGCGCGCGGCCACCATCCTGGCGGACCTGGGGCCGGCGCAGTCGGAGAAGGAGGCGAAGAGGAACGTGGTGCTGGCCTGCAAGCTGGTCTCCAGCGAGTTGGGGAACACCCCGGCGGTCTGCCGCTCGGCGTACATCCACCCGGCCGTGTTCGAGGGCTACCTGGAGGGGAAGACGATCGCCCCGCTCATGCGCGAGGCCCCCCGCCCCGACGGCGGCGCCGCGGCCCGCTACTACCCCGAGGAGGCCGCCCTCATGCGCTTCCTGGAGAAGTGGGGATGAGGCGCTAGACGTTCGGGTCGATCACCTCCAGCCCCTCGGCCTCGGCGGCGGCGTTCTGCTGCTTGTCCGCGCCGACGAAGTAGAACTCCGTCCCCCACGGGAGCAAGGCCTGGAACTCCATCGCGGCCGCGAGGTGGACCGCATCCGCTCCCTTGAGTCGGTGTTTCCAGACCAACGCTGCGGCGGCCAACATGACCTGCGAAGATTCACCGACGATGAGCACGCCGCCGCTATGGAGGTCGTTCGCGAGGGCGAGCGGGAGTGTTTTGCGCTCAAGACTCCCGATCCCGCGCTTCGACGCATCCGGGCCATCCGCGATCTGGCGCAAGGCGGAGGCGGCTTCCGGATGCGCGAGGTCGCAGATGTAAACCTGTGTCGATGAGGGGGATGATCTGGCGCTTCGCACCATGTCCCTGACTCGTTTCGATCCGGGCTCTATCAAGTACAGCTTTGCGACCGCGGAGGAGTCCAGAAAGTAGCTCCTCACGGTTCCTTGCCGCGATTTCTGATCACGATGTCACTGGCGGATTCGCCGACGTCGATCGGCTCCCAGTCGCTCCACTTGGCCCCGGGGGTGGGGAGGTGGATGGTGAAGCCCCGCGCCGCCGCCCTCCGCTTCAGCTCCAGCAAATCCGCCGGAAGCTCGGATTCCGGTTCCGCCGCCGGAGCGGGCTCAATTCTCTTCCGTGCCGGTTCCATGGCTGTTCTGAGTGTGAGAGAGATGAATCCCGATTCATCCCGCGACCGGTCAGATGCTTCGCCCCATTTCGATACGAGGCCATGGCTGAAGGTGGAACCGCTCAGAGGCGGCCGCTACGGCGAAGCTCCACGACGAACCTGCTCATCACGTCGGCGTCGATCGGTAGCGGCTCCGGCTCGAGCCACGTCCCCCACCGCGCTTCGGAATCTGCACCTTCACGCCAGCCTCTTCGGCACAGCGCTTCAACTCGAGCAGATCGGGATCGTACTCCGCCTCGTCGAACTCTTCCTGCTTCTGCTTCCACGCGGGATTCATTGGGGACGACCGTTCGGAGTGATCGGTTTGCGCCTGCCGAAGGATAATGGGAAGCGCCGCCGCTCACAAGCGACGGCGCAAAAGAGGCCACGCAGGCGACGCCAGGCGCTCAGTCGCCGGCGGGGGTGGCGGCGCGGGCCTCCTCCTCCTCCTCCTCGGCGGCGTCCTCGGCGGGGAGCGGGATCTCGTAGACGAAGTACATCTCGCCCACGCCCTCGCTCTTCAGCAGCACGTGCGACACGTTGAAGACGGGGACCCCGCCCGGCGTGGCGCCGCGGAAGGTGCCGTGGTGGGCGTGGCCGTGGAAGACGACCGCGGGGCGGAAGCGGTCGATCGGCTCCACCAGGCGGTCGTTGCCCAGGAAGGGGAGGATCTGCTCGGGCTCGCCCCTCACCGTGTCCAGCACGGGCGAGTAGTGCATCAGCACCACGCGGATGGGGGTGGAGAGGCGGCGCAGCGCGAACTCCAGCCGCTGCACCTCCTCGAGCGTGGCGCCCACGAAGGCCTTGGTCTCGGCCTCGCCGAAGGCGGTGAGCGTGTAGCGGCCGAAGCCGCCCATGAACCCCTTCACCCCGGCGACGCCCACCCATTCGTTCAGCTCGTACGGCTCGCCGTCGAGCATGTGCACGCCGCGCTCGCGCAGGATGGCGAGCGCCTCGGCCACGTGCCCCGACTCGTGGTCGTGGTTGCCGAGCACGGCCAGCATGGGAACCTTCACGTCGGCCAGCTCGCCCACCACCACCTTCATCTCGGCCGGGGTGCCGCGCCGCGTGAGGTCGCCGGCCAGGAGCAGCGCGTCGGCCTCGTCGTTCACCTTCGCGAAGAGCTCGCGGTAGCGCCCGGCGTCCTCCTCGCCGCAGTGGAAGTCGCCCACGGCGGCCAGGCGCACCCGGCGGCTCCTGCGGTCGCCGCGGCGCCGGTCCGCCTGGCGGCGGTCGGAGATCGGCTCGCCCCGGGCCAGCGTCGTCCCGTCCGTCATCCCCCCGCTTCCTCCGGATTGGGCACCAGCTCCGACTCCTCCTCCTCGGCGAAGGAGGCCCGCTCCTGCCACACGTCGCTCTCCACCAGCGCCACGATGTCGGGGTGCTCCTCCATCTTGCGGATGTACTCCTCGCGCAGGTCGCGGAAGCCCCACTCGTTGACGTCGATGGCGAAGGAGAAGCGCGAGATGAGCGTGCCGCGCGTGTGGTCGTGCTCCGCGTCCTGGGCCGCGGGGAGGGCGGAGTCGCGCTCGGCGCGCTCGATCAGCTCGCGCAGCACCCAGCGCGGCACCTGGTCGCGGTAGCCGGGATAGACGTAGCGGAACATCTGCAGCTGCGACAGCAGCAGCGGCCAGTGCTCGCCGGTCTTGTCGATCAGCCGCCGCCAGTCGAACAGATGGCCCACGCACAGGATCAGGTGCGCGATGTCGGCCATGTCGTGGCGGTGCCGCTCGCTGATGAAGAGCCGGTGCCAGACGAGCTCCTCGGGCGGGGCCACGCGCACCTGGGTGGCGGCCAGGATGGCGGGGCTGCTGTGCCGGTACCAGTCCTCGTCGATGAGGGCCAGCCCGTTGCCCATCCCGTAGATGATGTCGACGAAGTACTTGCCGTCGAGCGCCTTGGAGAGCCAGTGCTTCTGCTCGAGGCGGGTGACGAAGCCGGCCTCGGCCAGCGCGCGCATGGCGGGGATCACCGACCTGGGAGCGCAGAAGACGTCCAGGTCCTTGGTCTGCCGGTAGATGCCGGTGTGCTCGTAGATGGCGTAGGCGCCGGCCACCACGTAGGGGACGCCGGCCCCGTTCAGCGCGCCCAGGGCGCGCTTGTAGATCTCGCGCTCTTCCTCGGGGATCCAGAACTCGCCGTGGGTGACGGACTTCCTCTCCTCCTTGGAGAGGTTCCGCATGCGGGGAAGCCGGAACGCCGCCGGCTCGGGGTCTGTCATCGCCATTGAACCGTCCTGTAAATCGTTGGGCGGGCGAAAAGCAAGGATCGGACCGGGGGACGAGAGTACGGAAGTACGGAGTACGGGGTACGGCGGCGCGGAGGCACGGAGCACCGTAGGGGCGAGGCCTGCCTGAGGCCTGCCTCGACCGTCCCCGCCCCGCGCGGATGCCGGCCGCGTCGCGCGGAACCCCGCCCCCGCAGCCCGAAGGGCTTCCCGTGGTTCCAGCGAGCGTCTTCAGGCGCTCGTCGATCGGTGCTCGTCCGATGGCGCTCGTCCCGATGGTGCTCGTCCGATGGCGCTCGCCGATCGGCGCTCGTCCCGATGGGGCGCTCGCGAAACGGCGCTCGCCTCCCTTGCCGCGCCGCCGCGCGCAGGCCACGTTTCGGCGTGGTCTCACGCGATCCGCTCCACCCCGATCCGCTCCTCCCATGCTGGACGACCTGAAGAAGCTGTTCTCGCGCTCGTGGGACTCGTTCCTCGAAGAGCTGGGCCGCCGCGAGCCCGAGGACGAGATCGCGACGCTGCTGGGGGCCATGCGCCGCGAGATGGTGGACACCCGCGCCGAGATCCCGCTGCTGGAGAAGAACCACCAGGCGGCCCTCGCCAGCCTGGCGCGCGAGAAGAAGGCGCTGGAAGACACGCTGCGCCGCGGCGCCATGGCCGAGAAGATCGGCGACGCCGAGACGGTGCGCGTGGCCAGCGAGTTCGCGGAGAAGCACCGCCGCCGCATCGCGGTGCTGGAGGAGAAGGCGCGCGCCGCCAAAGCCGAGTGGGACCTGCGCGTGGCCGAGAGCCGCGAGATGATGCAGAAGTACAAGGAGGCCGAGGCCAACCGCTTCGCCCTGGTGTCGGAGCTGCGCCGGCAGGGCACCCGCAGCCGCATCCGCTCGGCGCTGGGCGACTCGCCCGAGAACGACGAGTTCGCGCGCGCGGAGGAGAAGATCGAGGAGCAGGCGAGCTACGCCGACGCCATCGACGACCTGGACGCGGACCTCGGCGGCGCCCCTCCCCCGCCCCGCCCCCGCGCCGACGACGTGGAGGAGCGCCTGCGCGAGCTCAAGCGGCGGATGGGGATGGGATAGGGGACAGCGGACAGGGGACAGCCGTCCACTTCGAGCGAAGTCGCAGGCGTCCCCTGTCCCCTGCAGTCGAGAGGCCCCGCCTCCGGAGCCGGAGGCGGGGCCTTTCGCGTCCACCGCTCAGCGATACGCGCTCAGAACCAGTCGCGGCGGTGGCGGCCGTAGCCGCGGTCGTAGCCGCGCAGGTCGCCGGCGCCGTAGTACGGCTCGTCGCCCAGGCCCTGGTTCCAGCCGCGGTACGACTCGTCGTAGCGGCCGCGCCCCTGCCAGCCCGGGCGGCCCCCCTCGCCCCAGCCGCCGGCGCCGGAGTCGCGGTCCTCGAAGCCGCCGCGCATCACCCGGAACGGCGTGCGGCTCTGGCGGTCGCCGAAGGGGTCGCCGGTGTCGGTCTCCATCCGGTGCCGCTCGCGCTCCCAGTCGCGCTCGTCGCGGTCCCAGTCGCGGTCGCGCACCGGGTGGGCGCCGCCCACCATCCCGCGGCGCGCGGCGTAGTCGCGGTCGTAGCCGGCGCCCCAGGCGGGCCCGCGGCCCAGGTCCTCGTCGTAGCGGCCGTGGTTGCGGATGGTGCTCCAGGCCCCCTCGGTGCCGCGGTAGCCGTAGTTGCCCTCGTCGCCCAGGCTGCGGCGGTGGCGGTTGAGCTCCTCGCCGCCGCCCGCCGCGGGGTTCGGGTCGCGGGTGTGGCCGCCCGCCCAGCCGTAGCCGCGGTCGTACCCCCCGAACTCGCGCCCCGCGCCGCCGCCCCAGCGGCCGCGGGCGCCGTAGTCGCGGTCGTAGCCGCCCCGGTCGAAGGCGTCGCGCACCCCGTGCTCCAGGCGCTGGAAGCCGCGCCGCACGCCTCCCATGAACCCGCGGCCGCGCCCGCCGCCGTACTCCGGCGAGCCGCCCCAGCGGCCGTACTCGCGGTCGTAGTTGTTGCGGTCGAACAGACCCATCCTTCCCTCCTTGCGGTTGGCGTTCCCCGCCCCGTCTCCGGGGCCCTCCTCCATGTCGCGCAGGGGGCCACCCGGGGTCGCAATCTCCGTTCCAGCCCAGGCACTTGCGCGGCGGGCCGGCGCCCCGCCGAGGCTTGTCGCCGCCGGGCCGCTGCGCTACGTTGCGCCGCTTCCCGAACGCGCTTCCGGCGCGGTGTCCGGCCGCCTTTCCAGCGACGATGAACGCTTCCACCGCCACCCCCGCCGCCGCCGCCGACGTCCTGCGCGCCCACCCGCTCTGGGGCGCGCTCGACCTCGACGAGCTGGAGCACCTGGCCGGCCTGGCCGAGCTGCGCGGCTACCCCGCCGGCAGCTACGTCTTCCGCGAGAACACGCCGCGGCGGGTGTTCGGCATCCTGGTGCGCGGGCGGGTGGAGATCGTGAAGGGGCCGCAGGGGCGCCCCGAGGTGCTGCACGTGCTGGGCGCGGGCGAGTCGTTCGGCGAGGGGAGCCTGCTGGACGACTACCCGCACTCCACCTCGGGCTTCGTCACCGAGGAGGCCCAGGTGCTGGAGATCCCCCGGGCGGCGCTGGCCCGGCTGGCCGAGGAGCGGCCGCGCCTCTACGGGCGGCTGGCGATGAAGGCGGCGCAGGTGATCAGCTCGCGGCTCCGGCACGCGAACGCGCGGCTCACCGGGCGGGGGCTGGGCTACCTCTCGGGCGAGCTGCGCACCGAGCACGACCTGCTGGGCGAGCGGGTGCTCTCGGTGGACCTCTACTACGGGGTGCAGACGCTCAGGGCCACGGAGAACTTCCCGATCACCGGCATCCCCATCTCGCAGTACCCGCTGCTGGTGAACGCGCTGGCGGCGGTGAAGGAGGCGGCGGCGCTGGCCAACGCCGAGCTGGGGCTGCTGCAGGACGAGATCGCCGCCGCGATCGTGCGCGCCTGCCGCGAGATCCGCGACGGGAAGCTGCACGAGCACTTCGTGGTGGACGTGATCCAGGGCGGGGCGGGCACCTCCACCAACATGAACGCCAACGAGGTGATCGCCAACCGCGCCCTGGAGCTGCTGGGGCACCGCCGGGGCGACTACCGCTTCTGCCACCCCAACGACCACGTCAACCTCTCGCAGTCCACCAACGACGTCTACCCCACGGCGCTCAAGCTGGCGGCGCACTGGGCGCTGGACGAGCTGGTGCAGGCGCTGGGCGACCTGGCGGCGGCGTTCCGCGCCCGGGGGGCCGAGTTCGCCGGCGTGCTGAAGATGGGGCGCACGCAGCTGCAGGACGCGGTGCCGATGACGCTGGGGCAGGAGTTCACCGCCTTCGCGGTCACCATCGGCGAGGACATCGACCGGCTGCGCGAGGCGGCGGCGCTCATCCGCGAGATCAACATGGGCGCCACGGCCATCGGCACGGGGATCAACACCGACCCGCGCTACGCCTCGCTGGTGTGCGCCCGGCTGCGCGAGGTGACGGGGCTGGACCTCTCCACGGCGCCGGACCTGGTGGAGGCCACGTCCGACACGGGGGCGTTCGTGCAGCTCTCCGGGGTGCTGAAGCGCGTGGCGGTGAAGCTCTCCAAGATCTGCAACGACCTGCGGCTGCTGTCGTCGGGGCCGCGCGCGGGGCTGGGGGAGATCAACCTGCCGCCGATGCAGCCGGGCTCCAGCATCATGCCGGGGAAGGTGAACCCGGTGATCCCCGAGGTGGTGAACATGGTGTGCTTCCAGGTGGTGGGAAACGACCTGACCATCACCATGGCGGCCGAGGCGGGGCAGCTGCAGCTGAACGTCTTCGAGCCGGTGATCGGCTTCAACCTCTTCCAGTCGGTGGGGATGCTGGCGAGGGCGGCCGTGGTGCTGCGCGAGCGCTGCGTGGTGGGGATCACCGCCAACCAGGGCCGCCTGCGCGAGATGGTCTACCACTCCATCGGCCTGGTGACGGCGCTGGTCCCCTTCATCGGCTACGAGCGCTCGGCCGCCGTGGCCACCGAGGCGCTGGCGACGGGGCGCGGCGTCTACGAGCTGGTGTGCGAGAAGGGGTGGCTCTCGCGCGAGGCGCTGGACGAGATCCTCACCCCCGAGGCGATGACCCGCCCCCGCGCGATGCCGCACCCGGTGGAGGGCTGATCCCCGGTCCAGTAGAGAGATCGGTCGGTCGAGCCAGGCCGGCGGCGTCCCCTGGGGAAGGGCGAATGAATTCGCTGCAACGACCACACGAAGTCCGCCTGCGCGGACTCCCACCCTCCGTGCGGCGGCGGTGATGGCGCGCGCAGCGGACTCCGGCGCGGCCTCTCCCGCGCCCCTCGCGCGGTTCGACTCGCTCGACCCGCTGCGGGGGGCGCGCTCGTTCCGCTTCGGCGGGCTGCGCGGCGTGGTGCGGGCGGACTCGCTCGGCCAGGTGGTGCCGGCGATGCGCGCGGTCGAGGAGGCGGTCGCGGCGGGGCGGCACGCGGCGGGGTTCGTGGCCTACGAGGCGGCCCCGGCGTTCGATCCCGCGCTCGCCACCCGCCCCCCCGACCCGCGCCTGCCGCTCGCCTGGTTCGCCGTCTACGACCGGCGGGAGGAGGTCGACCCGGAGGAGGAAGAGCCCGCGCCGGGCGATTTCGAGCTCGGCGAATGGCGGGTGGAGACGGGGGAGGACGCCTACCGGGCGAACGTCGGGCGCATCCGCGAGCTGATCGCGGCGGGGGACACCTACCAGGTCAACTACACGGTGCGGATGCGCGCGCCGTTCGGCGGGAGCGACCTGGCGCTGTACGAGCGGCTCCGGCGGGCGCAGCGCTCGGCGTTCTGCGCATACCTGCGCTTCGACGAGACGGCGGTCGTCTCCGCGTCGCCCGAGCTGTTCTTCCGCTGGGAGGGCGGCGAGCTGGAGCTCAGGCCGATGAAGGGGACGCGGCCGCGCGGGCGCTGGCCGGCCGAGGACGCGGCGCTCGCGGCGGAGCTGGTGGCCTCGCCCAAGGAGCGCGCCGAGAACCTGATGATCGTGGACCTGCTGCGCAGCGACGCCGGGCGGGTCTCCGAGTTCGGCAGCGTGCGCGTGGAGCGGCTCTTCGAGGCGGAGCGCTACGAGACCGTCCACCAGCTCACCTCCACCATCCGCTCGCGCACCCGCCCCGGCGCCACGCTCGCGGACGTCTTCCGCGCGCTCTTCCCCTGCGGCTCGGTGACCGGCGCGCCCAAGGTGCGCACCAGCCAGATCATCGCCGAAGTGGAGGACGCGCCGCGCGGCGTCTACACCGGCGCCGTCGGCTTCGCGTCGCCGGGAGAGGCGGTGTTCAGCGTCGCCATCCGCACCGTGGTCGTCGACCTCGCGGCCGGCGTGGCGGAGCTGGGGGTCGGCAGCGGGATCA
Coding sequences within it:
- the aspA gene encoding aspartate ammonia-lyase codes for the protein MNASTATPAAAADVLRAHPLWGALDLDELEHLAGLAELRGYPAGSYVFRENTPRRVFGILVRGRVEIVKGPQGRPEVLHVLGAGESFGEGSLLDDYPHSTSGFVTEEAQVLEIPRAALARLAEERPRLYGRLAMKAAQVISSRLRHANARLTGRGLGYLSGELRTEHDLLGERVLSVDLYYGVQTLRATENFPITGIPISQYPLLVNALAAVKEAAALANAELGLLQDEIAAAIVRACREIRDGKLHEHFVVDVIQGGAGTSTNMNANEVIANRALELLGHRRGDYRFCHPNDHVNLSQSTNDVYPTALKLAAHWALDELVQALGDLAAAFRARGAEFAGVLKMGRTQLQDAVPMTLGQEFTAFAVTIGEDIDRLREAAALIREINMGATAIGTGINTDPRYASLVCARLREVTGLDLSTAPDLVEATSDTGAFVQLSGVLKRVAVKLSKICNDLRLLSSGPRAGLGEINLPPMQPGSSIMPGKVNPVIPEVVNMVCFQVVGNDLTITMAAEAGQLQLNVFEPVIGFNLFQSVGMLARAAVVLRERCVVGITANQGRLREMVYHSIGLVTALVPFIGYERSAAVATEALATGRGVYELVCEKGWLSREALDEILTPEAMTRPRAMPHPVEG
- the pabB gene encoding aminodeoxychorismate synthase component I codes for the protein MARAADSGAASPAPLARFDSLDPLRGARSFRFGGLRGVVRADSLGQVVPAMRAVEEAVAAGRHAAGFVAYEAAPAFDPALATRPPDPRLPLAWFAVYDRREEVDPEEEEPAPGDFELGEWRVETGEDAYRANVGRIRELIAAGDTYQVNYTVRMRAPFGGSDLALYERLRRAQRSAFCAYLRFDETAVVSASPELFFRWEGGELELRPMKGTRPRGRWPAEDAALAAELVASPKERAENLMIVDLLRSDAGRVSEFGSVRVERLFEAERYETVHQLTSTIRSRTRPGATLADVFRALFPCGSVTGAPKVRTSQIIAEVEDAPRGVYTGAVGFASPGEAVFSVAIRTVVVDLAAGVAELGVGSGITFDSDAAAEYRECLAKAAFTRRAPNDFRLLETLLWEPGAGFFLLDGHLARLAESAAYFGFRCDVEEARRRLHACASAAPALPHRVRLTLDRAGAVEVACEPLGAPDEPVRVAVAGEPVDSREPLLYHKTTRREVYERAAASRPDCGDVLLVNERGELTESTIASLVVEMDGARWTPPLQSGLLPGVFRAELLRRGEVRERVLRPDDLARAYAVWLVNSVRRWRRATLIA
- a CDS encoding metallophosphoesterase produces the protein MTDGTTLARGEPISDRRQADRRRGDRRSRRVRLAAVGDFHCGEEDAGRYRELFAKVNDEADALLLAGDLTRRGTPAEMKVVVGELADVKVPMLAVLGNHDHESGHVAEALAILRERGVHMLDGEPYELNEWVGVAGVKGFMGGFGRYTLTAFGEAETKAFVGATLEEVQRLEFALRRLSTPIRVVLMHYSPVLDTVRGEPEQILPFLGNDRLVEPIDRFRPAVVFHGHAHHGTFRGATPGGVPVFNVSHVLLKSEGVGEMYFVYEIPLPAEDAAEEEEEEARAATPAGD
- a CDS encoding type II toxin-antitoxin system VapC family toxin is translated as MRSYFLDSSAVAKLYLIEPGSKRVRDMVRSARSSPSSTQVYICDLAHPEAASALRQIADGPDASKRGIGSLERKTLPLALANDLHSGGVLIVGESSQVMLAAAALVWKHRLKGADAVHLAAAMEFQALLPWGTEFYFVGADKQQNAAAEAEGLEVIDPNV